From the Mahella australiensis 50-1 BON genome, the window ACCAAGGGTATACCGCTCGCTATGGCAGTCGCACGCCAATTGGATAAGCCTTTGCTTATTGTAAGGAGAGAGAATCGTGTTACTGAAGGATCAGCTATAAGTATAAATTATGTATCGGGATCTTCGAGGCGTATACAAACTATGTCACTTTCAAGGCGTTCCTTATCTTCGGGTTCCCGAGTGGTATTCATAGATGACTTTATGAAGGCTGGAGGTACCGCCAAGGGCATATTAGATTTGATGAAAGAATTTGGGGCTGAAGTGGTGAATAATGGAGTATTGGTAGCTACATCTATACCTGTTGATAAATTAGTAGATAAATATATAGCATTATTTACATTATATGGCATTGATGAATTCACTGGGGAAATAGATATCCGCTCAAATTTATGAAAATTTTAAAATCATGCAGGAAAATATAAAGATATGGCGAATATGATAAAGAGAAGTATAAGCATCGATGTAGAGGAGTGAATTGATGTGAAGATAACGGATATACGTCTGCGGAAGATCGATAGCGATAGCAAGATGAAGGCTGTGGCGTCGGTAACCTTTGACGATGAATTCGTAGTCCACGATATAAAGGTCATCGAGGGGCAGAATGGCCTATTTATCGCTATGCCGAGCCGTAAGCTGTCGGACGGGGAATTCAGGGATATCGCTCATCCAATAAACTCACAGGCGCGCGAAGTGATTCAAGCTGCTATAATAGAGAAATATAAGCAGGTCATGGAGGCATAAAGGTTCTGAACTATTAGAGGGTCTATAATGTAGGCTCTCTTTTTATGTGAGTTGCTTGAATTCTCTGTAAACTTGCTCCTAAGACATATTAAATGTATAATAATAGAGGTTTTTATAATATCGAAAGGAGCGATTAGATTTGGATGACTGCATGGCACTGATATTGGCAGCAGGCCAGGGCGTGAGGATGCGTTCTGCCATACCTAAAGTACTTCATTCTTTATGCGGTAAACCTATTATAAGCTATATTATTTCAGCTGTAAAAGATGCTGGTGTAAAAAAATGCGTTGTTGTAACTGGGCCAGGCGGTGAAAGCATAAAAGATGTCTTGGGGGACGGTTTAGACTATGTATATCAAGCTGAGCGGTTAGGAACCGGGCATGCCGTTATGATGGCAAGGCATTATCTAACTAGCGATCACAAATACGCTTTGGTGTTGCCAGGCGATGTGCCTTTGATAAAAAATACCACATTGAGATGCTTATATGATACAACACGAGAAGGCGGATATGCGGCAGTGGTACTGACAGCCATAATGAATGATCCGAAAGGTTACGGCCGAATAATACGAGATAGCCAAGGCAATGTGACTGCTATAGTGGAGGATAAGGATGCCGACGAATCTCAAAAAGCCATAAAAGAGGTAAATTCTGCTATATATTGTTTTGATGCCAATGTCTTAAATGGCGCATTGGATATGATAGATAATAACAATGCTCAACATGAATATTACCTTACCGATGTTTTAGCAGCAATCGCTAACCAGGGGCTAAAGGTTGGAGCTGTAACAGTAGAGCAGCCTGAGGAAGTTATCGGTATTAACGATAGAGTGCAACTGGCACGGGCTGAAATGCTTTTGAGGAGGGAAATAGCTGTACGCTGGATGACTGAGGGGGTTACTATAATAGATCCAACATCGGTATACATCGATACCGATGTTGAGATAGGCCAGGATACAGTTATCTATCCAGGGAATGTATTGGAACATGGTACCAGAATAGGACGGCAATGTATTCTATATCCTAATAGCCGTTTATCTAATGCCATAATAGGTGATAGAGTTACGATCCAATCCTCTGTTATAATAGATAGTGAAGTAGGCGATGATACTACGGTAGGCCCATTTGCATATTTGCGGCCGGGAACGCGCATAGGTAAAGGCACGCGTATAGGTGATTTTGTAGAGATAAAAAATTCTATTATAGGCGATGGTACCAAAGTACCGCATTTATGCTATGTCGGCGATGCGGATGTGGGTAAGAAAGTGAATTTTGGTTGTGGGTCTGTAGTGGTAAACTATGATGGTGTGCGCAAATACAGGACAATTGTAAAAGATAATGCCTTTATAGGTTGTAACGCTAATCTGGTATCCCCTGTGGAAGTAGAAGAAAATGCATACATAGCGGCAGGATCTACTATCACTGATAAAGTACCGGCTGGAGCATTGGCTATAGCACGAGCAAAACAAGTGGTTAAAGAAGGTTGGGTGGCAAAAAAATTTAAGAAGGGAACGGAAGAAGAATGATGTCCAGGTCAACAAATATTAAGATTTTTACAGGTAATGCTAATCCTATATTGGCCAAAGAAATAGCGGATCATATAGGTGTACCCATGGGCGATTGTCTGGTCACCACGTTCAGCGATGGAGAGATATCAGTTAATTTTTTTGAAACGGTAAGAGGGTTTGATGTATTTATAATTCAGCCCACATGCGCACCGGTAAATAACAATTTGATGGAATTGCTCATAATGATCGATGCCTGTAAAAGGGCTTCAGCTGGTATGATAACCGCGGTAGTGCCGTATTATGGGTATGCCAGACAGGATAGAAAGGCTAAGGCCAGAGATCCCATCACGGCTAAACTTGTAGCCGATCTATTGAGTAAAGCTGGGGCCGATCGTGTGCTGACAATGGACTTGCATGCGGCTCAAATACAAGGGTTCTTTGACATACCAGTGGATCATTTGCTCGGCGTGCCTATTCTAGCTCAATATTTCTTGGAACGCGACTTTGCTGGAGATGATCTAGTGGTAGTATCACCCGACCTGGGCAGCGTAACACGTGCCAGAGGATTTGCGCATAAATTGGATGCCCCTTTGGCCATCATAGATAAGCGCCGACCTAAGGCCAACGTAGCTGAGGTAATGAATATAATAGGCGATGTCAAAGGTAAACGGACTATACTGATCGATGACCTCGTTGATACCGCTGGCACATTGGTGGAAGGTGCAGCAGCTTTGGTCAACAATGGTGCTAAGGAGGTTTATGCGTGCGCCACACATGGTGTGCTGTCAGGTCCTGCTATAGAGCGATTGCAAAATTCTGCCATAAAAGAGTTGGTTATCACCAATACTATTCCTTTGCTGCCCGAAAAACAATTGGATAAGATAAAGGTTTTATCTGTAGCGCCTTTATTTTCTGAGGCAATAG encodes:
- the spoVG gene encoding septation regulator SpoVG, giving the protein MKITDIRLRKIDSDSKMKAVASVTFDDEFVVHDIKVIEGQNGLFIAMPSRKLSDGEFRDIAHPINSQAREVIQAAIIEKYKQVMEA
- the glmU gene encoding bifunctional UDP-N-acetylglucosamine diphosphorylase/glucosamine-1-phosphate N-acetyltransferase GlmU, coding for MDDCMALILAAGQGVRMRSAIPKVLHSLCGKPIISYIISAVKDAGVKKCVVVTGPGGESIKDVLGDGLDYVYQAERLGTGHAVMMARHYLTSDHKYALVLPGDVPLIKNTTLRCLYDTTREGGYAAVVLTAIMNDPKGYGRIIRDSQGNVTAIVEDKDADESQKAIKEVNSAIYCFDANVLNGALDMIDNNNAQHEYYLTDVLAAIANQGLKVGAVTVEQPEEVIGINDRVQLARAEMLLRREIAVRWMTEGVTIIDPTSVYIDTDVEIGQDTVIYPGNVLEHGTRIGRQCILYPNSRLSNAIIGDRVTIQSSVIIDSEVGDDTTVGPFAYLRPGTRIGKGTRIGDFVEIKNSIIGDGTKVPHLCYVGDADVGKKVNFGCGSVVVNYDGVRKYRTIVKDNAFIGCNANLVSPVEVEENAYIAAGSTITDKVPAGALAIARAKQVVKEGWVAKKFKKGTEEE
- a CDS encoding ribose-phosphate pyrophosphokinase, which encodes MSRSTNIKIFTGNANPILAKEIADHIGVPMGDCLVTTFSDGEISVNFFETVRGFDVFIIQPTCAPVNNNLMELLIMIDACKRASAGMITAVVPYYGYARQDRKAKARDPITAKLVADLLSKAGADRVLTMDLHAAQIQGFFDIPVDHLLGVPILAQYFLERDFAGDDLVVVSPDLGSVTRARGFAHKLDAPLAIIDKRRPKANVAEVMNIIGDVKGKRTILIDDLVDTAGTLVEGAAALVNNGAKEVYACATHGVLSGPAIERLQNSAIKELVITNTIPLLPEKQLDKIKVLSVAPLFSEAIERIYEHLPVSVLFD